A DNA window from Micromonospora inyonensis contains the following coding sequences:
- a CDS encoding peptide MFS transporter, translating to MSSTATPIPPTEKTFLGQPRWFGTLFVVDMWERFSFYGMLAILALFLVASPADGGMGMSEVDAAALFGMHMSLVFMAALPGGWLADRVLGARRATLWGGIFITAGHIFLSVPAEPTLYLGLGCIIVGTGLVKPSMAAMVGDMYQGQPERREAAFSLFYMSVQVSALLAPLVTGFAAEKINWHLGFGIAAFGMVVGLIQYVVGMRGLGDVGSRPSNPAPPEVRARVWRRSAIFGGIPALLAVVGVASGVVALQQVLMLLGLMVLGVPIVYWIRLNRRPEIAPYRVRLRAFLWMLIASAFFWMLYAQGPALMNIFAKDSVDRDVFGFEVPASWFQSAQPLFLLMLAPAFAALWVRLGSRVAVPPKFVAGMLLGGVSFVVMAVAASLAESGPVSPLWLLTVYLIVVCGELVVAPVGLSLAAQVAPPGFSSQMIGLFWLFAAVGAATGGQLAGITAVVSDATFYLVLGGVGLVVAAALAFSVRSLTRRLADEPVPDQPATTPSPEGVTSLH from the coding sequence ATGAGCTCGACAGCCACACCGATCCCGCCCACCGAAAAGACCTTCCTCGGCCAGCCGCGCTGGTTCGGCACCCTCTTCGTCGTCGACATGTGGGAGCGCTTCAGCTTCTACGGCATGCTCGCCATCCTGGCGCTGTTCCTGGTCGCCAGCCCGGCCGACGGCGGCATGGGCATGTCCGAGGTGGACGCCGCCGCGCTCTTCGGCATGCACATGTCCCTGGTGTTCATGGCCGCCCTGCCGGGTGGCTGGCTCGCCGACCGGGTACTCGGCGCGCGGCGGGCCACCCTCTGGGGTGGCATCTTCATCACCGCCGGGCACATCTTCCTCTCCGTGCCCGCGGAGCCCACCCTCTACCTGGGGCTGGGCTGCATCATCGTCGGCACCGGCCTGGTCAAGCCGAGCATGGCGGCGATGGTCGGCGACATGTACCAGGGCCAGCCCGAGCGGCGGGAGGCGGCCTTCTCGCTGTTCTACATGAGCGTCCAGGTCAGTGCCCTGCTCGCCCCGCTGGTCACCGGCTTCGCCGCCGAGAAGATCAACTGGCACCTGGGCTTCGGGATCGCCGCGTTCGGCATGGTCGTCGGCCTGATCCAGTACGTGGTCGGGATGCGCGGTCTGGGCGACGTCGGCTCCCGCCCGTCGAACCCCGCCCCACCGGAGGTACGGGCCCGCGTCTGGCGGCGCTCGGCGATCTTCGGTGGGATCCCGGCGCTGCTCGCCGTCGTCGGGGTGGCCAGCGGGGTGGTCGCCCTCCAGCAGGTCCTGATGCTCCTCGGCCTGATGGTGCTCGGTGTGCCGATCGTCTACTGGATCCGGCTCAACCGCCGGCCGGAGATCGCGCCCTACCGGGTCCGGCTGCGGGCGTTCCTCTGGATGCTGATCGCCTCGGCGTTCTTCTGGATGCTCTACGCCCAGGGCCCCGCGCTGATGAACATCTTCGCCAAGGACTCGGTCGACCGGGACGTGTTCGGCTTCGAGGTGCCGGCGAGCTGGTTCCAGTCGGCCCAGCCGCTGTTCCTGCTGATGCTCGCCCCGGCCTTCGCCGCTCTCTGGGTGCGGCTGGGCTCCCGGGTGGCGGTACCGCCGAAGTTCGTCGCCGGCATGCTCCTCGGGGGCGTCTCCTTCGTGGTCATGGCGGTCGCCGCCTCGCTGGCCGAGAGCGGCCCGGTGTCCCCGCTGTGGCTGCTCACCGTCTACCTGATCGTCGTCTGCGGCGAGCTGGTCGTGGCGCCGGTCGGGCTCAGCCTGGCCGCCCAGGTCGCCCCGCCGGGCTTCTCCAGCCAGATGATCGGCCTGTTCTGGCTCTTCGCGGCGGTCGGCGCGGCCACCGGCGGCCAGCTCGCCGGGATCACCGCGGTGGTCTCCGACGCCACCTTCTACCTGGTGCTCGGCGGCGTCGGCCTCGTCGTGGCGGCGGCTCTGGCGTTCTCCGTCCGCTCGCTGACGCGACGCCTCGCCGACGAGCCCGTACCGGACCAGCCGGCGACGACGCCGTCGCCGGAGGGCGTGACCTCCCTGCACTGA
- a CDS encoding DUF5957 family protein produces the protein MAVLIGLVAGFFAGLVVDQIIGVVGLLTSGDPGGFRFLPVVLAAVGAVVAVVVDRQRQHRSAPPRR, from the coding sequence GTGGCAGTTCTGATCGGCCTCGTCGCCGGGTTCTTCGCCGGACTGGTGGTCGACCAGATCATCGGCGTCGTCGGCCTGCTCACCTCGGGCGACCCGGGCGGCTTCCGGTTCCTGCCGGTCGTCCTGGCCGCCGTCGGCGCGGTCGTCGCGGTCGTCGTCGACCGACAGCGGCAGCACCGGAGCGCGCCGCCCCGGCGCTGA
- a CDS encoding FAD-dependent monooxygenase: protein MYDETTPVLIVGGGVVGLSTSLFLSAHGVRSVLVERHPGTAIHPRAWGWYPRTLELYRSVGLTDAIYAESAGFAGHVLNGKVESLTGREIHMSRIPDEEDVSDISPIERLVSLPQDRIEPLVLERANDLGADIRFGVELVDLARDDEGVTATVQDRKTGARRTVRAEYLVAADGTHSPIRERLGIRRHGRGVVRHQMSILFRADLTGPLAGRRFAICQVENDQVEGILGHDDSLGQGTLIVTYHPEEGERPEDFTDERCVELVRAAVGVPDLEVGLRSVMPWEMGALVAERFTDGRIFLVGDAAHVVPPVGGYGANTGIHDAHNLAWKLRAVLTGQASPTLLATYDAERHPVGVTVMTQAGLRLATRGGFATGEQKAAVRDTLMVTFGYVYDSSAVAAEPGDAVPAAPPGPGGVRTAALVDPRQLGGRPGTRAPHVWLRRDGERISTLDLFGRRPVLLLGSAGEPWRVAATAAAKRLGVDLDIHRIGADLVEDDRPWHDTYGVAPQGAVLVRPDGFVCWRSPADAEATESTVERVLGALLHR, encoded by the coding sequence GTGTACGACGAGACAACACCAGTACTGATCGTCGGGGGTGGGGTGGTGGGGCTCTCCACCTCCCTGTTCCTGTCCGCGCACGGCGTCCGGTCGGTCCTCGTCGAACGTCACCCGGGCACCGCCATCCACCCCCGCGCCTGGGGCTGGTACCCGCGCACGCTGGAGCTGTACCGCTCCGTCGGGCTGACCGACGCCATCTACGCCGAGAGCGCCGGCTTCGCCGGTCACGTCCTCAACGGCAAGGTCGAGTCGCTGACCGGCCGGGAGATCCACATGTCCCGGATCCCCGACGAGGAGGACGTCAGCGACATCAGCCCGATCGAGCGGCTGGTCTCGTTGCCGCAGGACCGGATCGAGCCGCTGGTGCTGGAGCGGGCCAACGACCTGGGCGCCGACATCCGCTTCGGCGTGGAGCTGGTCGACCTCGCCCGGGACGACGAGGGCGTCACCGCCACCGTCCAGGACCGGAAGACCGGGGCCCGCCGGACCGTCCGGGCCGAGTACCTGGTCGCCGCGGACGGCACGCACAGCCCGATCCGGGAGCGGCTCGGCATCCGACGGCACGGGCGCGGTGTGGTCCGCCACCAGATGAGCATCCTGTTCCGGGCCGACCTGACCGGCCCGCTCGCCGGCCGCCGGTTCGCCATCTGCCAGGTTGAGAACGACCAGGTGGAGGGCATCCTCGGGCACGACGACTCGCTGGGGCAGGGCACCCTGATCGTCACCTACCACCCGGAGGAGGGCGAGCGCCCGGAGGACTTCACCGACGAACGCTGCGTCGAGCTGGTCCGGGCCGCGGTGGGCGTACCGGACCTCGAGGTCGGACTGCGCAGCGTCATGCCGTGGGAGATGGGCGCGCTGGTCGCCGAACGGTTCACCGACGGGCGGATCTTCCTCGTCGGCGACGCCGCGCACGTGGTGCCGCCGGTCGGCGGGTACGGCGCGAACACCGGCATCCACGACGCGCACAACCTGGCCTGGAAGCTGCGCGCCGTGCTGACCGGTCAGGCCTCCCCCACGCTGCTGGCCACCTACGACGCCGAGCGCCACCCGGTCGGGGTGACCGTGATGACCCAGGCCGGACTCCGGCTGGCCACCCGGGGCGGGTTCGCCACCGGCGAGCAGAAGGCCGCCGTCCGGGACACCCTGATGGTGACCTTCGGCTACGTCTACGACTCGTCCGCGGTGGCCGCCGAACCGGGCGATGCCGTCCCCGCCGCCCCGCCCGGGCCGGGTGGGGTCCGTACCGCCGCCCTGGTCGACCCGCGCCAGCTCGGCGGCCGGCCCGGCACCCGCGCGCCGCACGTCTGGCTACGCCGCGACGGGGAACGGATCTCCACCCTGGACCTGTTCGGCCGGCGGCCGGTGCTGCTGCTCGGCTCGGCCGGCGAACCGTGGCGCGTCGCCGCGACGGCCGCCGCCAAGCGCCTCGGCGTGGACCTCGACATCCACCGGATCGGCGCGGACCTGGTCGAGGACGACCGGCCCTGGCACGACACGTACGGCGTCGCCCCGCAGGGGGCGGTGCTCGTCCGGCCGGACGGTTTCGTCTGCTGGCGTTCCCCGGCCGACGCCGAGGCCACCGAGTCCACCGTCGAACGGGTGCTGGGCGCCCTGCTGCACCGCTGA